In the Theobroma cacao cultivar B97-61/B2 chromosome 1, Criollo_cocoa_genome_V2, whole genome shotgun sequence genome, one interval contains:
- the LOC18611821 gene encoding transcription factor HEC3, translating into MDINQTKLPSHTWNLEMSTEDHVLHEQVPLNPIWPSYPLQTHQTPSSTSSQIPSATNVYSDQMGQLAEEEEETEEELSAMKEMLYKIAAMQPVDIDPATIRKPKRRNVRISDDPQSVAARHRRERISEKIRILQRLVPGGTKMDTASMLDEAIRYVKFLKRQIRLLQPNNQQPPCHVNWQVTPNKPLVSTSSTSMETQQAGPEFTFGGNGGNPLCFNHEVIND; encoded by the coding sequence ATGGATATCAATCAAACAAAGCTCCCAAGTCACACTTGGAATCTTGAAATGTCCACGGAAGATCATGTCCTTCATGAGCAAGTTCCTTTGAATCCAATTTGGCCTAGCTACCCTCTTCAAACGCATCAAACACCATCCTCAACCTCCAGCCAAATACCTAGTGCAACAAATGTTTACAGTGACCAAATGGGTCAGCTTGctgaagaggaagaagagacAGAAGAAGAGTTAAGCGCCATGAAAGAAATGTTGTACAAAATAGCGGCGATGCAGCCCGTGGACATAGATCCAGCCACTATCCGAAAGCCCAAGAGACGCAACGTGAGAATCAGTGATGACCCCCAGAGCGTGGCAGCGCGTCACAGGCGAGAGAGGATAAGCGAAAAGATCAGAATTCTGCAAAGACTCGTTCCAGGAGGCACGAAAATGGACACAGCTTCAATGCTAGATGAAGCCATCCGCTATGTCAAGTTCTTGAAGAGGCAGATTCGGCTGTTACAACCCAATAACCAGCAGCCACCATGCCATGTGAACTGGCAAGTTACTCCAAATAAACCTCTCGTTTCGACCTCCTCAACCTCGATGGAGACACAGCAGGCAGGCCCTGAATTCACTTTCGGTGGCAACGGGGGAAACCCCTTGTGCTTTAATCATGAGgtaattaatgattaa
- the LOC18611823 gene encoding protein trichome berefringence-like 7, translating into MLVGIYWHYELIEMVNNFSRSTSFNRRALNVDSPRFLSIASPRALNLLSPKPLGFASPRVHHRLGWVSRLFPVLILIGALISFFIVIGGGYMYVLPSLSQAFLGYSVSKFNESSDVCDIFDGSWVIDDSYPLYNASECPYAEQGFNCLGNGRKDKDYLKWRWKPKNCDIPRFNVQNVLEMLRDKRIVFVGDSMSRTQWESLICLLITGVEDKKSVYEVNGNKITKRIRFLGVRFSSFNFTIEFFRSVFLVQHGWMPRHAPKRVRSTLKLDKLDDISNEWINADVLVFNTGQWWVPGKLFETGCYFQVENSVKLGMSIPTAFRTALGTWASWVENMIDANRTLVFFRTFEPSHWSEKSRRFCNVTQNPLSETEGRDQSIFSETIFKVIKNMTVPITVLHVTSMSAFRRDAHVGRWSDNPSVPDCSHWCLPGVPDVWNEIFLSYLLAAYEFPAVYKE; encoded by the exons ATGTTAGTTGGAATATATTGGCATTATGAATTGATTGAGATGGTGAATAATTTTAGTCGGAGTACATCATTCAACCGAAGGGCGTTGAATGTTGATAGCCCGAGATTTTTGAGTATTGCAAGCCCCAGAGCCTTGAATCTTCTTAGCCCTAAACCACTGGGTTTTGCTAGTCCTAGAGTTCATCATAGGTTGGGCTGGGTCTCACGCTTGTTTCCTGTGCTTATTCTCATTGGggctttgatttcattttttatagtAATTGGTGGAGGTTATATGTATGTTCTCCCTAGTCTCAGTCAAGCATTTCTTGGGTATAGTGTGTCAAAATTCAATGAATCGAGCGATGTTTGTGATATTTTTGATGGAAGCTGGGTTATAGATGATAGTTACCCATTATACAATGCTTCTGAATGTCCATATGCTGAACAAGGATTCAATTGCTTGGGAAATGGCAGGAAAGATAAAGATTATCTTAAATGGAGGTGGAAACCAAAAAATTGTGATATCCCAAGGTTCAATGTGCAAAATGTTCTGGAAATGCTTCGAGATAAAAGGATTGTTTTTGTTGGAGATTCTATGAGTAGAACACAGTGGGAATCATTGATATGCTTGCTCATAACTGGAGTGGAAGATAAGAAGAGTGTTTATGAAGTTAATGGGAATAAGATAACTAAACGGATCAGGTTTTTAGGTGTGCGGTTTAGTTCCTTCAATTTTACCATTGAGTTCTTTCGCTCAGTTTTCTTGGTGCAACATGGTTGGATGCCTAGACATGCTCCAAAGCGGGTTAGGTCAACCCTTAAGTTGGACAAGTTGGATGATATTAGCAATGAGTGGATTAATGCAGATGTTCTCGTATTCAACACGGGACAATGGTGGGTACCAGGGAAGCTCTTTGAAAC CGGTTGCTACTTTCAGGTTGAAAATTCAGTAAAGCTTGGAATGTCAATTCCTACCGCATTCAGAACAGCACTAGGTACTTGGGCATCATGGGTTGAGAATATGATTGACGCAAACAGAACACTTGTCTTTTTCCGGACTTTCGAGCCATCTCACTGGAG TGAAAAATCGCGTCGGTTTTGCAATGTGACCCAGAATCCATTATCAGAAACTGAAGGGAGGGATCAAAGCATTTTCTCAGAGACTATTTTCAAAGTGATAAAGAATATGACTGTTCCTATAACTGTTCTGCATGTAACTTCCATGTCGGCTTTCCGAAGAGATGCACACGTGGGCAGGTGGAGTGACAATCCATCTGTGCCTGATTGTAGCCACTGGTGTCTTCCTGGCGTACCTGATGTCTGGAATGAAATTTTCCTCTCATACCTGCTTGCTGCTTATGAATTTCCTGCAGTTTATAAAGAATAG